A region of Micropterus dolomieu isolate WLL.071019.BEF.003 ecotype Adirondacks linkage group LG01, ASM2129224v1, whole genome shotgun sequence DNA encodes the following proteins:
- the LOC123966550 gene encoding neutral cholesterol ester hydrolase 1-like isoform X2: MLNQVVSWVEVIEARSCPAVHVTDSTLGGVPTRVFQPKGGKQLKRGVLYFHGGGWALCSGRMRSYDRLCRKMAEDLDSVVISVDYRLAPEAVFPDQYHDALAASRAFLSPQVLERYSIDPERVCVSGDSAGGNLAAAVAQELSSDDTLTVKFKAQALIYPVLQALDFHTPSYQQNQAVPILYRPVMAQFWLQYLGADSSLEPLLLANNHSSLDQPAISADTRSKLNWTALLPAERRRHFRPVVKETGSPGVMGMIPELLDVRAAPLLAEQRVLSRTPKAYVMTCEFDVLRDDGLMYARRLQDAGVTVYSDHYEDGFHGCMVFAYLPMMSRVGLRSMNNYIRWLDQNL, encoded by the exons ATGTTGAACCAGGTGGTGTCCTGGGTGGAGGTGATCGAGGCTCGCTCCTGCCCCGCCGTGCACGTGACCGACTCCACGCTGGGCGGCGTGCCCACCCGGGTCTTCCAGCCGAAAGGGGGGAAGCAGCTGAAAAGGGGGGTCCTGTATTTCCACGGTGGAGGATGGGCGCTCTGCAGCGGAC GGATGCGATCTTACGACCGGCTCTGTCGGAAAATGGCGGAGGACCTGGACTCTGTCGTCATATCGGTCGA TTACCGTCTTGCTCCAGAGGCGGTGTTCCCGGACCAGTACCACGATGCGTTAGCGGCGTCCCGGGCTTTCCTGTCCCCTCAGGTGTTAGAGCGATACAGCATCGATCCAGAGAGGGTGTGCGTGTCTGGAGACAGCGCCGGGGGAAACCTGGCGGccgctgtggctcaggag CTCAGCTCAGATGACACGCTGACAGTGAAGTTCAAGGCCCAGGCGTTGATCTACCCCGTGCTGCAGGCGCTCGACTTCCATACCCCGTCCTACCAGCAGAACCAGGCCGTGCCCATCCTCTACAGGCCTGTCATGGCTCAGTTCTGGCTGCAGTACCTGGGCGCCGACTCCTCCCTGGAGCCCCTCCTGCTCGCTAACAACCACAGCTCCCTGGACCAGCCGGCCATCAGCGCCGACACGCGCTCAAAGCTGAACTGGACCGCTTTGCTCCCGGCTGAACGCAGGAGGCACTTTCGGCCGGTTGTGAAAGAAACGGGGTCGCCAGGGGTGATGGGCATGATACCGGAGCTGCTGGACGTGAGGGCGGCGCCGCTGCTGGCAGAGCAGCGGGTTCTAAGTAGGACGCCTAAAGCGTACGTGATGACCTGTGAGTTTGACGTGCTGAGGGATGACGGCTTGATGTACGCAAGGCGCCTGCAGGACGCCGGCGTCACGGTGTACAGTGATCACTACGAGGATGGATTTCATGGCTGCATGGTGTTTGCGTACCTGCCAATGATGTCTCGCGTTGGACTGAGGAGCATGAACAACTATATCCGCTGGCTGGACCAGAATCTGTAG